Proteins from one Rhodoflexus caldus genomic window:
- a CDS encoding alpha/beta hydrolase, protein MQQSPAANYADLTIYLDSKHLKFEKRIDLFFPHGHRADAPACLLIVNDGQDAQALHLRETLHKLTAKKAVRPTIIAAVHATERIQEYGTANIPDYAKRGSKAHLYTAFLIEELMPALEQRFVLAQQADCRAIFGCSLGGLSAFDIAWHHSWLFGRVGVCSGAFWWRKHSANDSFANSDRIIHAVVRNGHHKRGLKFWFEAGTDDEKEDRNNNGIIDAIDDTLDLIGELHHKGYNTLTDVRYLEIQGGQHNQRTWAKAFPDFMLWAFGYLPTT, encoded by the coding sequence ATGCAACAATCTCCAGCGGCAAACTATGCCGACTTAACTATCTATCTGGATTCCAAGCACTTGAAATTCGAGAAAAGGATAGACCTTTTTTTTCCGCACGGTCATCGGGCAGATGCACCCGCCTGCCTGCTGATTGTTAACGACGGACAGGATGCACAAGCCTTGCATCTTCGCGAAACTTTACACAAACTGACAGCCAAAAAAGCCGTCCGACCTACCATTATAGCCGCTGTACATGCCACAGAACGCATTCAGGAATACGGTACAGCCAACATCCCCGATTATGCCAAGCGCGGCAGCAAGGCTCATCTGTACACTGCCTTTTTGATAGAAGAATTGATGCCGGCACTTGAACAGCGTTTTGTGCTTGCTCAACAAGCCGACTGTCGGGCTATATTCGGCTGTTCGCTGGGTGGCCTTTCCGCATTTGATATTGCATGGCATCATTCGTGGCTGTTTGGTCGCGTGGGCGTTTGCTCCGGTGCTTTTTGGTGGCGCAAACACTCCGCCAATGACAGTTTTGCCAACTCCGACCGCATTATTCATGCAGTTGTGCGCAATGGTCATCATAAGCGCGGGTTAAAATTTTGGTTTGAAGCCGGCACGGACGATGAAAAGGAAGACCGCAACAATAACGGAATTATTGACGCCATAGACGATACGCTTGACCTGATTGGCGAATTACATCACAAAGGATATAATACCTTGACAGATGTGCGCTACTTAGAAATACAAGGCGGGCAGCACAACCAGCGCACATGGGCAAAGGCTTTCCCCGATTTTATGCTATGGGCTTTCGGATATTTGCCGACTACCTGA
- the trxA gene encoding thioredoxin has product MAKAIELTDSNFEQYINGDRPVLVDFWAEWCGPCKMIGPAIEQMAAELEGKAIIGKVNVDEQSRIPAIFDIRSIPTLMVFKNGQVVAKKIGAAPKSELVKLLEPHM; this is encoded by the coding sequence ATGGCAAAAGCTATCGAATTAACGGACAGCAATTTTGAACAATACATCAATGGCGACCGGCCTGTATTGGTAGATTTTTGGGCAGAGTGGTGCGGCCCCTGCAAAATGATTGGCCCGGCTATCGAACAAATGGCTGCTGAACTGGAAGGCAAAGCCATTATCGGTAAGGTAAACGTAGATGAGCAATCACGCATTCCCGCTATTTTTGACATTCGCAGCATCCCTACCCTGATGGTGTTTAAAAACGGTCAGGTAGTAGCCAAAAAAATAGGTGCTGCTCCCAAAAGTGAGCTGGTAAAATTGCTCGAGCCACATATGTAG